From one Leptospira kanakyensis genomic stretch:
- a CDS encoding helicase HerA-like domain-containing protein, with product MAKKSDAFVSKIKEGYPSKGSLYLGSGVFDGETFKEASVSIPLSTLNRHGLIAGATGTGKTKTLQLLTESLSEAGVPVVLMDIKGDLSGLAESGEENDKIKERTKALGIDWKPSSYPVEFLSLSKEPGVRLRATIAEFGPVLISRILELNDTQGSVVSLVFKYCDDLGLPILDTKDFKKALQYINDAGKEELEKEYGTVSSQSISIILRKLIELEGQGGEDFFGEPSFDVNDLMHSESKKGNVSIIRLTDIQTKPRLFSTFMLSLLTEIYATFPEEGDLEKPKLVLFIDEAHLVFDEASNDLLKQLETMVRLIRSKGVGIIFCTQSPTDLPKEILGQLGLKIQHALRAFTANDRKAIKTASENYPETEFYDTKEVITTLGIGEAFITALSPKGSPTPLVHTLLAPPASRMGILKPEELDSKIKKSDLVKKYETTLDRESAHEMLSKKMETIADETEAAEEESGEKKTKNKRTKEKEDPSFVETLSKNPLAREVGRTVAKEVTRGLLGMLGVTPKRGSKRKKTGLFGF from the coding sequence ATGGCAAAAAAATCAGACGCATTTGTTTCAAAAATTAAGGAAGGTTACCCATCCAAAGGATCATTGTATCTTGGTTCTGGGGTCTTTGATGGAGAAACATTTAAGGAAGCAAGTGTTTCCATCCCCCTCTCCACTCTCAACAGGCACGGACTGATCGCTGGTGCTACTGGAACTGGGAAAACAAAAACCTTACAGCTGCTTACCGAATCTTTATCTGAAGCGGGAGTTCCCGTGGTTCTCATGGACATCAAAGGAGACCTTTCGGGCCTGGCCGAGTCCGGCGAAGAAAATGACAAAATCAAAGAAAGAACGAAGGCCCTAGGAATCGATTGGAAACCTTCTTCTTATCCTGTTGAGTTTTTATCTTTATCGAAAGAACCGGGGGTTCGCCTTCGCGCCACCATTGCGGAATTTGGTCCTGTTCTTATTTCTCGAATTTTAGAACTGAATGATACACAAGGAAGTGTGGTCTCCCTTGTTTTTAAATACTGTGATGATTTGGGCCTTCCCATCCTCGATACAAAAGATTTTAAAAAAGCCCTTCAATACATCAATGATGCAGGGAAAGAAGAACTAGAAAAAGAATATGGAACTGTTTCTTCACAAAGTATCTCCATCATTTTACGTAAACTTATCGAACTCGAAGGCCAAGGTGGGGAAGATTTTTTTGGAGAACCATCTTTTGATGTGAATGATCTGATGCATTCAGAATCAAAAAAAGGAAATGTATCCATCATTCGTTTGACAGACATCCAAACCAAACCTCGTCTCTTCTCGACTTTTATGTTGTCCCTTCTCACAGAAATCTATGCGACCTTTCCAGAAGAAGGAGATTTGGAAAAACCGAAACTTGTTTTATTCATTGATGAGGCTCATTTGGTTTTTGATGAAGCTTCGAATGATTTACTGAAACAATTAGAAACCATGGTTCGACTCATCCGTTCGAAAGGTGTGGGGATTATTTTTTGCACTCAGTCTCCCACAGATCTACCCAAAGAGATTTTGGGACAATTGGGATTAAAAATCCAACATGCACTTCGCGCATTTACAGCAAACGACCGCAAGGCGATAAAAACTGCTTCTGAAAATTATCCAGAAACAGAATTTTATGACACTAAGGAAGTCATCACCACACTCGGAATTGGTGAAGCTTTCATCACCGCTCTCAGTCCCAAAGGAAGTCCCACCCCCCTAGTCCATACCCTCCTTGCCCCGCCGGCATCCCGAATGGGAATTTTGAAACCAGAAGAATTGGATTCTAAAATTAAAAAATCAGACCTAGTCAAAAAATACGAGACCACACTCGATCGGGAAAGTGCTCACGAAATGCTTTCTAAAAAAATGGAAACGATTGCCGACGAAACCGAGGCCGCCGAAGAAGAGTCAGGTGAGAAAAAAACCAAAAACAAACGCACCAAAGAAAAAGAAGATCCTAGTTTTGTAGAAACCCTGTCCAAAAACCCACTCGCCCGGGAAGTGGGTCGCACCGTTGCCAAAGAGGTCACAAGGGGACTTCTGGGAATGCTCGGAGTCACCCCCAAACGAGGCTCCAAACGCAAGAAAACCGGCCTTTTCGGCTTCTAG
- a CDS encoding PP2C family protein-serine/threonine phosphatase translates to MERTYVKKLFLILLPLFCFISCFDSLLPYKSVKWSSGWEYRFLSEEELSYFQPAIEDLSLDYQPYHIPYVSLEKPTHKYLSARIRFRDPIGYAEPSLLLRGLVTFFDAYCGETKLQTEFFRNSSTGISPSQDLIVYNRSFVPILHLPKECLGNHIYIVFFSDGILPLGFSEPPLYGDPTDHHKAIANRTQSFASLGFLFLILGLFSFYLFERRKKKQLLAFTWFSSISGIHFLSQSGFFGLFYYDSILPSFIIFISTLFLIPISCLYFFDQLVGVGRWNVIRMLWQFHVLFSIVILSLAFTETISMSVGIVTFVWLCLPTLLIQIFVAWGQVVAKKPKAILLVVGASALFILNAHDILSSLGILDSVPRSSHWGFFIFVICLTLYGENLFRNSEIKFGTLQKEIVTAARIQSAILPPSPPRWEPMDIHVYYQPSHEVGGDFYDFQALGGRKFGILIADVVGHGLGASIIASLSKFAFFQHFKHWSNPSFLLSAMNEDLVKKSFGRFTTATYFHIDLESQKFMVSSAGHPSFFHWKAESKELVEIKPKGKPLGILPGLTYGEEEYPFKKGDQFLFYTDGLTEEENVDRLEYGEKRLAKSFLDTIAKQSIDPMANILENFHYFTGLSGAPHDDITIIHLHVKA, encoded by the coding sequence ATGGAACGAACCTATGTAAAAAAACTTTTTTTGATTCTCCTTCCTTTATTTTGTTTTATCTCATGTTTTGATTCTTTATTACCATATAAATCTGTTAAGTGGTCTTCTGGCTGGGAATACCGGTTTCTCTCTGAAGAGGAGTTGTCTTATTTTCAACCGGCCATTGAAGACCTCTCCTTAGATTACCAACCATACCATATCCCTTATGTGAGTTTAGAAAAACCCACACACAAGTATCTTTCGGCTCGGATTCGTTTTCGGGATCCCATTGGTTATGCCGAACCTTCACTTCTCCTCCGAGGACTCGTTACTTTTTTTGATGCTTACTGTGGGGAAACTAAATTACAAACAGAGTTCTTTCGTAATTCCTCCACTGGTATTTCTCCTTCTCAAGATCTGATTGTTTATAATCGAAGTTTTGTTCCTATTTTACATCTACCTAAGGAATGTTTAGGAAATCATATCTACATTGTATTTTTTTCCGATGGGATTTTGCCTTTGGGTTTTTCGGAACCTCCTTTATATGGAGATCCCACGGATCACCACAAAGCAATTGCTAACCGAACACAATCTTTTGCTTCACTCGGATTTTTGTTTTTAATTTTAGGACTTTTTTCGTTTTATCTTTTTGAAAGGAGAAAGAAAAAACAACTTCTTGCCTTCACTTGGTTTTCTTCTATATCGGGGATTCATTTTTTATCACAATCTGGTTTTTTTGGATTATTTTATTATGATTCCATTCTTCCAAGTTTTATCATTTTTATTTCTACATTATTTTTAATCCCTATTAGTTGTTTATACTTTTTTGATCAATTGGTGGGAGTGGGTAGGTGGAATGTCATTCGGATGTTATGGCAGTTTCATGTATTGTTTTCGATTGTTATTTTGAGTTTGGCCTTTACTGAAACCATTTCCATGTCTGTTGGTATTGTCACTTTTGTTTGGTTGTGTTTACCAACCCTTCTCATTCAAATTTTTGTCGCTTGGGGTCAAGTGGTTGCTAAAAAACCAAAGGCCATCTTACTTGTGGTTGGTGCTTCAGCTCTTTTTATCCTCAATGCACATGACATTCTTTCTTCTCTTGGAATTTTAGATTCGGTTCCTCGTTCTTCTCATTGGGGATTTTTTATCTTTGTGATTTGTCTGACACTTTATGGTGAAAACCTGTTTCGAAATTCTGAGATTAAATTTGGCACCTTACAAAAGGAAATTGTAACAGCTGCTAGAATCCAAAGTGCCATCCTTCCTCCCTCACCACCTCGTTGGGAACCGATGGACATTCATGTTTATTACCAACCATCCCATGAAGTAGGGGGTGATTTTTACGATTTTCAGGCGTTAGGTGGAAGAAAATTTGGAATCTTAATTGCTGACGTTGTGGGTCATGGCCTTGGTGCTTCCATCATCGCTTCTCTTTCAAAGTTTGCTTTTTTCCAACACTTCAAACATTGGTCAAACCCTTCGTTTTTACTCTCTGCGATGAACGAGGATTTGGTGAAAAAATCTTTTGGGCGTTTCACAACTGCTACCTATTTTCATATCGATTTGGAATCTCAGAAATTTATGGTCTCTAGCGCGGGCCATCCTTCTTTTTTTCATTGGAAAGCAGAGTCCAAAGAACTTGTCGAAATCAAACCCAAAGGAAAACCACTGGGCATTTTACCTGGGCTCACTTACGGAGAAGAGGAGTATCCTTTCAAAAAAGGAGACCAGTTTTTATTTTATACAGATGGACTGACAGAAGAGGAAAACGTAGATCGATTGGAATACGGTGAAAAACGACTAGCAAAATCCTTTCTTGATACAATCGCCAAACAATCGATAGATCCTATGGCCAACATACTTGAAAATTTTCATTATTTTACAGGACTATCGGGGGCACCTCACGATGATATCACCATCATTCACTTACATGTGAAGGCATAA
- a CDS encoding biotin/lipoyl-containing protein — protein MKEFLLKTPDLGDTEKIELVRWLLKVGDFVSKGDEMIELVTDKAAFPVESPHSGTLKKIIIQEGSVVKKGDILGIMDINE, from the coding sequence ATGAAAGAATTCCTTTTAAAAACTCCAGATTTGGGTGATACAGAAAAGATCGAATTGGTTCGTTGGCTCCTAAAGGTAGGAGATTTCGTGTCAAAAGGGGACGAAATGATCGAACTTGTGACGGACAAAGCAGCTTTTCCCGTGGAATCTCCTCATTCGGGAACCCTAAAAAAAATCATCATACAAGAAGGATCGGTAGTGAAAAAAGGAGATATCCTCGGAATTATGGATATTAACGAATGA
- a CDS encoding peptide chain release factor family protein: MPLTFPVSVEKNSSLQRRMEVLGISEKDLSERFIKSGGKGGQNVNKVSTAVHLVHIPTGKQIKCSVYRTQGLNRYKARDLLCLELERNLNQTESDALVQKIRKKKQDKHRKSLKKKLEKEKTEWNEPM, from the coding sequence ATGCCCTTAACCTTTCCCGTTTCTGTTGAAAAAAATTCATCACTACAGAGACGGATGGAAGTACTAGGAATTTCTGAAAAAGACCTAAGCGAACGATTCATAAAATCCGGCGGCAAAGGCGGACAAAACGTAAATAAAGTTTCCACTGCGGTGCACTTGGTACATATCCCCACAGGGAAACAAATCAAATGTTCCGTCTATAGAACTCAAGGTCTCAATCGTTATAAAGCCAGAGACCTGTTGTGTTTAGAACTGGAACGAAACTTGAACCAAACTGAATCGGATGCACTTGTCCAAAAAATTCGAAAGAAAAAACAGGACAAACATCGTAAGTCTTTGAAGAAGAAATTGGAGAAAGAAAAAACAGAATGGAACGAACCTATGTAA
- the groES gene encoding co-chaperone GroES: MASIKPLGDRVVVEPKNESEEKIGSIIVPDTAKEKPQEGKVIAVGQGRYEDGKLVPLEVKVGDTVLYGKYSGTEIKQGGRDLLIIRESDILGVVTN; the protein is encoded by the coding sequence ATGGCATCAATCAAACCTTTAGGCGACCGAGTGGTCGTAGAGCCAAAGAATGAGTCAGAAGAAAAAATCGGATCCATCATCGTTCCGGATACTGCGAAAGAAAAACCACAAGAAGGGAAAGTAATCGCTGTCGGACAAGGTCGTTATGAAGACGGAAAACTCGTTCCTTTAGAAGTAAAGGTAGGAGATACAGTTCTTTACGGAAAGTATTCCGGAACTGAAATCAAACAAGGCGGACGTGACCTACTCATCATCCGTGAAAGCGACATCCTCGGTGTTGTGACAAACTAA
- a CDS encoding chorismate-binding protein produces MIQTNLVTWESFEEEYRNTGGFLFEDSLSIPGYTICDWYFDLHEEIQLLYSKKENLFESITNNLSKLDEFRKTGYFPCGALFFELGYFFIEGLDFESSGLEEGTPLLHYTIYKQKKRIQYPNPNHTQRDQSTKQNIDILWTKDTYKEKWEKTKDALLLGESYELNLCFPISLSVEGDLFSYYQSLKSKQKTKYSAFYPFKDKRILSFSPELFFEVKGENIQTEPMKGTILRGNTSKQDEENKNTLLSSAKERAENVMITDLYRNDLGRIAKQGTVVVTDLFLVKGLETVWQMVSKVEAKLKNPFQWFPILQALFPSGSVIGAPKRRSFELLREFEGKNRGLYTGALFVSEMLDGAPWIRSSVTIRTIDFRNEGNVWMGNYGVGSGITVLSDAEAEYEECLAKLKFISNPNLPQFEILETLRFGHGKYFLKDLHLERMELTAVRLGFPFSKEKAEASLKEHPHPSKGGEVFRIRFLLNERGEFRLESFPFTKPKIRPRVRLGMASRPVDTGDLFLYHKTTNRSFYHEMLEECKTKSIDDCVLFDTNDQILETNLRNLFIRKGKFWFTPRLETGGLPGVFRKTLLQKGWVKETDLYKTDLEKADEILVGNSLRGFERVELILE; encoded by the coding sequence TTGATACAGACAAATCTGGTAACATGGGAATCTTTCGAAGAAGAATACCGAAACACCGGTGGTTTTCTCTTCGAAGATTCTCTTTCAATTCCAGGTTATACCATTTGCGATTGGTATTTTGACTTACATGAGGAAATTCAACTCCTCTATTCAAAAAAAGAAAATCTATTCGAATCCATTACAAACAACTTATCGAAGTTAGATGAATTTAGAAAAACAGGATATTTTCCTTGTGGAGCACTGTTTTTTGAATTGGGATATTTTTTTATTGAAGGTTTAGATTTTGAATCTTCTGGGCTCGAAGAAGGAACTCCCCTACTCCACTACACAATCTATAAACAAAAAAAAAGAATCCAGTATCCAAACCCAAATCATACACAAAGAGATCAATCCACTAAACAAAACATTGATATCCTTTGGACAAAAGATACTTACAAAGAGAAATGGGAAAAAACAAAAGATGCTTTGCTCTTGGGTGAAAGTTATGAATTGAATTTATGTTTTCCTATTTCCTTATCAGTCGAAGGAGATTTGTTTTCCTATTACCAATCTTTAAAATCAAAACAAAAAACGAAATACTCTGCCTTTTATCCTTTTAAAGACAAAAGGATTTTATCTTTTTCCCCTGAATTATTTTTTGAAGTAAAGGGAGAAAATATCCAAACAGAACCAATGAAGGGAACGATCCTTCGCGGGAACACATCCAAACAAGACGAAGAAAATAAAAACACACTACTATCTTCAGCCAAAGAAAGAGCAGAGAATGTAATGATTACAGATCTTTACAGAAATGATCTAGGCAGGATCGCCAAACAAGGAACAGTTGTAGTTACGGATCTTTTTTTAGTCAAAGGGTTAGAAACAGTTTGGCAAATGGTTTCCAAAGTAGAGGCGAAATTAAAAAATCCCTTCCAGTGGTTTCCCATCCTCCAAGCCTTATTTCCTTCTGGATCTGTCATTGGAGCTCCCAAACGCCGATCTTTTGAACTTTTACGGGAATTTGAAGGAAAAAATCGAGGACTTTATACAGGAGCTCTATTCGTATCAGAGATGTTAGATGGTGCTCCTTGGATTCGATCCAGTGTTACCATTAGAACAATCGATTTTAGAAACGAAGGAAATGTTTGGATGGGAAATTACGGAGTGGGAAGTGGAATTACCGTCCTCTCCGATGCGGAAGCTGAATATGAAGAATGCCTAGCCAAATTAAAATTCATCTCCAACCCCAACCTTCCTCAATTCGAAATTTTAGAAACTCTACGGTTTGGTCATGGAAAGTATTTTTTAAAAGATCTCCATTTGGAACGAATGGAACTAACGGCAGTTCGGTTAGGATTTCCTTTTTCCAAAGAGAAGGCGGAAGCCAGTTTAAAAGAACATCCCCACCCTTCAAAAGGGGGAGAAGTTTTTCGTATCCGTTTTTTACTGAATGAAAGGGGTGAATTTCGTTTGGAAAGTTTCCCTTTCACAAAACCCAAAATTCGTCCGAGAGTCCGACTAGGAATGGCAAGTCGGCCAGTAGATACTGGCGATTTGTTTTTATACCACAAAACAACGAACCGTTCATTTTATCATGAGATGTTAGAAGAATGTAAAACCAAATCCATTGATGATTGTGTTTTATTTGATACAAATGACCAAATCTTAGAAACCAATCTCCGTAATCTTTTTATCCGCAAAGGAAAGTTTTGGTTCACACCACGATTAGAAACCGGAGGCCTTCCCGGTGTCTTTCGGAAGACTCTACTCCAAAAGGGATGGGTGAAAGAAACAGATCTTTATAAAACCGATCTGGAAAAAGCCGATGAGATTCTTGTAGGAAATTCCCTTCGCGGTTTCGAAAGAGTGGAACTGATTCTTGAATAA
- the groL gene encoding chaperonin GroEL (60 kDa chaperone family; promotes refolding of misfolded polypeptides especially under stressful conditions; forms two stacked rings of heptamers to form a barrel-shaped 14mer; ends can be capped by GroES; misfolded proteins enter the barrel where they are refolded when GroES binds) has protein sequence MAKTIEFDETARRKLLSGVNKLANAVKVTLGPKGRNVVIDKKFGAPTITKDGVTVAKEIELEDAIENMGAQMVKEVSTKTNDIAGDGTTTATILAQAIINEGLKNVTAGANPMALKHGIDKAVLSAVEEIKKHAIKINSKAEYANVATISANNDPEIGNLIAQAFDKVGKEGVITVDEAKSIETTLDIVEGMQFDRGYVSPYMVTDPEAMIATFNDPFILIYDKKIASMKDLLPVLEKIAQAGRPLVIIAEEVEGEALATIVVNTLRKTIQCVAVKAPGFGDRRKAMLEDIAILTGGQVISEDLGMKLENADVKMLGRAKKVVVDKENTTIIEGAGASKDIQGRVNQIKKQIEDTTSDYDREKLQERLAKLAGGVAVIHVGAATEVEMKEKKARVEDALSATRAAVEEGIVPGGGLTLLRAQDAVKALKLSGDEQTGANIILRALEEPIRMITSNAGLEGSVIVEQARARKGNEGFNALTMVWEDLIKAGVVDPAKVVRSALQNAASIGAMILTTEVTITDKPEPKDAAGAGMGGMGGMGGMGGMGGMM, from the coding sequence ATGGCTAAAACAATTGAATTTGATGAAACAGCTCGTAGAAAACTTCTTAGCGGAGTGAACAAACTTGCTAACGCAGTAAAAGTAACACTTGGACCAAAAGGTCGTAACGTAGTGATCGATAAAAAATTCGGTGCACCTACGATCACTAAAGACGGTGTAACGGTTGCTAAAGAAATCGAATTAGAAGACGCAATCGAAAACATGGGCGCGCAAATGGTGAAGGAAGTTTCTACAAAAACTAACGACATCGCTGGGGACGGAACAACAACTGCAACCATCCTTGCACAAGCAATCATCAACGAAGGTTTGAAAAACGTTACTGCGGGTGCAAACCCAATGGCACTCAAACACGGAATTGACAAAGCAGTTCTTTCTGCTGTAGAAGAAATCAAAAAACACGCTATTAAAATCAATAGCAAAGCAGAATACGCAAACGTTGCGACTATCTCTGCAAACAATGATCCAGAAATCGGTAACCTCATTGCTCAAGCTTTTGACAAAGTAGGTAAAGAAGGTGTGATCACTGTTGATGAAGCTAAATCAATTGAAACCACTCTTGATATCGTAGAAGGTATGCAATTTGATCGTGGATACGTATCACCTTATATGGTAACTGATCCAGAAGCAATGATCGCAACTTTTAACGATCCATTCATCTTAATTTACGACAAAAAAATTGCGTCTATGAAAGACCTTCTTCCTGTGCTCGAAAAAATTGCACAAGCAGGAAGACCTCTTGTCATCATCGCGGAAGAAGTAGAAGGCGAAGCTCTTGCGACGATCGTAGTAAACACTCTTCGTAAAACCATCCAATGTGTGGCTGTAAAAGCTCCTGGTTTTGGTGATAGAAGAAAAGCAATGCTCGAAGACATCGCAATCTTAACTGGTGGACAAGTGATTTCAGAAGACCTCGGAATGAAACTTGAAAACGCTGATGTGAAGATGCTTGGTCGCGCTAAAAAAGTGGTAGTGGACAAAGAAAACACAACCATCATCGAAGGTGCTGGTGCTTCTAAAGACATCCAAGGCCGCGTCAACCAAATCAAAAAACAAATCGAAGATACTACATCTGATTACGATCGTGAAAAACTCCAAGAACGCCTTGCAAAACTTGCTGGTGGTGTGGCTGTGATTCACGTTGGTGCTGCGACTGAAGTAGAAATGAAAGAGAAAAAAGCTCGTGTAGAAGATGCTCTTTCTGCAACTCGTGCGGCTGTGGAAGAAGGAATTGTTCCTGGTGGTGGACTCACACTACTACGTGCGCAAGATGCTGTAAAAGCTCTTAAACTCAGTGGTGACGAACAAACAGGTGCAAACATCATCTTACGTGCATTAGAAGAACCTATCCGTATGATCACTTCCAATGCTGGTCTTGAAGGATCTGTAATTGTAGAACAAGCTCGTGCCCGCAAAGGAAACGAAGGATTCAACGCACTCACTATGGTTTGGGAAGACCTAATCAAAGCTGGTGTGGTTGACCCTGCGAAAGTGGTTCGTTCTGCTCTTCAAAACGCAGCTTCTATCGGAGCTATGATCCTAACAACCGAAGTCACCATTACTGACAAACCAGAGCCTAAAGATGCTGCTGGCGCTGGTATGGGCGGCATGGGAGGAATGGGTGGTATGGGAGGAATGGGCGGCATGATGTAA
- a CDS encoding Mrp/NBP35 family ATP-binding protein, translating to MANAKVDLTTIQRQLMQVKHPELKKDIVSLGMVAAVTPTDDGIEILIKTPNADRRLQIGLEAQTRQLISKIEGAGKVKIKFEVDQNLKMEDGNRIIGVKKVIAVGSGKGGVGKSTVTANLASTLALNGKKVGILDADIYGPSLGKMFGINGRVALKSEEDKIYPIEKHGIKLISFSFLVTEDQPVVWRGPMLGKAIEQFLYDVVWGELDYLFIDLPPGTGDVQLSLAQLIDLDGAVIVTTPQEVAVLDAGRAAAMFKQVKVPILGIVENMSGFACPKCGHVTDVFSKGGGEKLSKQVGVPELGSVPLTLDVMSSGESGKPALLDAKESPLKEAYFRIAKNLEDQIAQWED from the coding sequence ATGGCTAATGCAAAAGTAGATTTAACAACCATCCAAAGACAACTCATGCAGGTGAAACATCCTGAGTTAAAAAAAGACATCGTTAGTTTGGGAATGGTTGCCGCCGTTACACCCACCGATGATGGGATTGAAATTCTTATCAAAACTCCCAATGCTGATAGACGATTACAAATTGGACTGGAAGCACAAACAAGACAGCTCATCTCCAAAATCGAAGGTGCCGGTAAGGTCAAAATTAAATTTGAAGTAGACCAAAACCTAAAGATGGAAGACGGGAACAGAATCATTGGCGTAAAAAAAGTCATCGCTGTGGGTTCTGGAAAAGGTGGGGTTGGAAAATCAACGGTTACTGCAAACCTTGCTTCCACATTGGCGCTGAACGGAAAGAAGGTGGGAATCCTTGATGCTGATATCTATGGTCCATCTCTTGGAAAGATGTTTGGGATCAATGGACGTGTTGCGCTCAAGTCCGAAGAAGATAAAATTTATCCCATCGAAAAACATGGAATCAAACTTATATCCTTTTCCTTTCTTGTGACAGAAGACCAACCTGTTGTTTGGCGTGGACCTATGCTTGGAAAGGCTATTGAACAATTTTTATATGATGTGGTTTGGGGAGAGTTAGATTATCTTTTCATCGACTTACCTCCAGGCACAGGAGATGTCCAACTTTCACTTGCCCAACTGATTGATTTGGATGGGGCAGTGATTGTGACAACTCCGCAAGAAGTAGCAGTCCTCGATGCAGGACGTGCTGCTGCCATGTTCAAACAGGTAAAAGTACCAATCCTTGGAATCGTGGAAAATATGTCTGGGTTTGCTTGTCCTAAATGTGGCCATGTAACAGACGTTTTCTCTAAGGGAGGAGGGGAAAAACTCTCCAAACAAGTGGGTGTTCCGGAACTTGGATCGGTCCCTCTGACCCTGGATGTCATGAGTTCGGGTGAATCTGGGAAACCTGCCCTACTTGACGCAAAAGAATCTCCTTTAAAAGAAGCCTATTTCCGCATTGCAAAAAATTTAGAAGACCAAATTGCGCAGTGGGAAGATTAA
- a CDS encoding metallophosphoesterase family protein: MKILHISDLHFPKKLSLFSLRGKAIVGYLSYRLRRKSKHPLVLISAMVEAISKLEYDALVISGDLTNVSHPGEFENAKEILKPLLTDKTFLIPGNHDRYQKRAIGPNPLFEKTFSEWMGTSLDPNLYIRSKKIAGKVFIGWDSNFAIPRITANGYVTPEVITKTIQSVKEPYILVCHHPLWNPKSEIESRGHRMLNRAEVIDKLKANPPQLYLHGHTHTNWVKLPGVRAPFPIVNSASSTRLSDRNHECGFHIIEVGKSTQYRRFIYSEDKFIETSPIFYEESEGVI, encoded by the coding sequence ATGAAAATCCTTCACATTTCCGACTTACATTTCCCGAAGAAACTATCTTTGTTTTCGCTTCGTGGTAAAGCCATAGTCGGTTATCTCAGCTATCGGTTGAGACGTAAATCAAAACACCCACTTGTACTAATTTCTGCTATGGTTGAAGCTATTAGTAAATTAGAATATGATGCTCTTGTGATTTCCGGTGATTTGACAAATGTTTCTCACCCAGGTGAGTTTGAAAACGCAAAAGAAATTTTAAAACCTTTACTTACGGACAAAACGTTCTTAATTCCTGGAAACCATGACCGTTATCAAAAACGAGCCATTGGCCCAAATCCTTTGTTTGAAAAAACATTCAGCGAATGGATGGGAACCTCTTTAGATCCAAACCTATACATTCGTTCTAAAAAAATTGCTGGAAAAGTTTTTATTGGGTGGGATTCCAATTTTGCCATCCCACGAATCACTGCCAATGGTTATGTGACACCTGAGGTGATTACAAAAACCATCCAATCAGTCAAAGAACCTTATATTCTTGTTTGTCACCATCCGCTTTGGAATCCAAAATCGGAAATTGAATCTAGAGGACACCGTATGTTAAACCGTGCGGAAGTCATCGATAAACTAAAAGCCAACCCTCCACAACTTTATTTACATGGACATACTCACACCAATTGGGTCAAACTTCCTGGAGTCCGTGCTCCGTTTCCCATTGTCAATTCAGCATCGAGTACAAGGTTATCCGATAGAAATCACGAATGTGGTTTTCATATCATAGAGGTCGGAAAGTCGACCCAATACCGTCGTTTCATTTATTCAGAAGACAAATTCATTGAGACAAGTCCGATTTTTTATGAAGAATCGGAAGGTGTCATTTAA